One Arthrobacter sp. FW306-07-I genomic window carries:
- a CDS encoding transposase family protein: MSCSGGRWCTRADALLGVEGIHVSSVAATGAGLLLHIATGDDFAGCPDCGVVAVGHGRRHVRLHDIPCFGRPVRLLWAKRVWRCPDPDCPGTTFTEEHPLASPRAKLTARAVAWAPDALQRFDMPVPKVQKLQACSPQGIHRTYRIKQANPD; encoded by the coding sequence ATGTCTTGTTCCGGTGGGCGCTGGTGCACGCGTGCGGATGCGCTGCTGGGCGTCGAAGGCATACACGTCAGCTCTGTCGCAGCGACCGGAGCCGGACTGCTTCTGCACATCGCGACCGGTGATGACTTCGCCGGTTGCCCTGATTGCGGGGTCGTCGCTGTTGGCCATGGACGCCGCCACGTCCGGCTCCATGACATTCCCTGTTTCGGCAGGCCGGTGCGGCTGCTGTGGGCCAAGCGAGTTTGGCGCTGCCCGGATCCGGACTGCCCGGGAACCACCTTCACCGAGGAACACCCGCTGGCCAGTCCCCGTGCAAAACTTACTGCCAGGGCGGTCGCATGGGCCCCCGACGCCCTGCAGCGTTTCGACATGCCGGTCCCGAAAGTTCAGAAACTACAGGCCTGCTCGCCGCAGGGGATTCACCGCACCTACCGGATCAAACAGGCCAACCCTGACTAA
- a CDS encoding glycosyltransferase yields the protein MTDKPPSVVLLGFTVDDKKLFEIAQQSAILPTQTHRFAWNLVYALKSASLEVALLSVLPVPNHPEYPYKIIRSSVVEQDNVRGITLGFVNMLILKHATRFLACLSTGTRFIRYQDPETIVVHGVHTPFLVFARLVKKGLGRQICLVMTDPPGVVRAADGVISRVLKRLDRKLVRLLASGFDGIICLTPALAADFAPTVPALVLEGFANHELASLPSRSRQADSLFRIAYAGAINVEYGVENLVLAFMSMTDPDVRLHLYGKGPLDKWVLEQCKLDKRILHGGLVDHSALMPRLKEASVLINPRPAAQEFVRYSFPSKILEYMALGAPVITTRLAGLSADYLQYVQLTDDDSVAALARAIEAVRCQYPKAVERGLRGREYVLREKSVSNQGKRIAKFLSTLTGTRH from the coding sequence TTGACCGACAAACCTCCATCGGTAGTCCTGCTCGGGTTCACTGTTGACGACAAGAAATTGTTCGAGATAGCGCAGCAAAGCGCCATTCTCCCTACGCAAACACACAGGTTTGCGTGGAACCTTGTGTATGCTCTCAAGTCGGCCAGCCTTGAGGTCGCTCTCCTTTCGGTTCTTCCGGTGCCTAATCACCCGGAATATCCATACAAGATCATCCGCTCCTCGGTAGTAGAGCAAGACAACGTTCGAGGCATTACTCTTGGATTCGTAAACATGCTTATTCTCAAGCACGCAACACGTTTCCTTGCCTGCCTTTCGACGGGCACACGGTTCATTCGATACCAGGATCCAGAAACAATAGTTGTACATGGCGTGCATACACCGTTTCTTGTATTCGCGCGACTTGTAAAGAAGGGACTCGGACGACAAATTTGTCTGGTGATGACTGACCCACCGGGGGTTGTGCGGGCTGCGGACGGTGTCATCAGTAGAGTGCTGAAACGCCTTGACCGTAAGCTTGTAAGACTTCTTGCCTCAGGATTTGATGGGATCATATGCCTCACGCCAGCACTCGCGGCTGACTTTGCACCGACTGTTCCGGCTTTGGTGTTGGAGGGTTTCGCCAACCATGAACTGGCTTCTCTCCCCTCCCGCTCGCGCCAAGCTGACAGCCTATTCCGCATTGCGTATGCTGGAGCGATTAACGTTGAGTATGGGGTCGAGAACCTTGTGCTCGCTTTTATGTCCATGACTGACCCCGATGTCCGGCTGCACCTGTATGGAAAAGGACCCCTGGATAAGTGGGTATTGGAACAATGCAAGCTGGACAAACGAATTCTCCACGGCGGCTTGGTTGACCACTCTGCGTTGATGCCTCGTTTAAAGGAAGCTTCGGTCCTCATAAACCCACGTCCCGCAGCTCAGGAATTCGTTCGTTACTCGTTCCCGTCAAAGATTCTCGAGTACATGGCCCTGGGCGCTCCTGTGATCACCACTCGCCTGGCCGGTTTGAGCGCGGACTATTTGCAGTACGTCCAACTAACCGACGATGATTCAGTCGCTGCTTTAGCCCGTGCTATCGAGGCTGTGCGCTGCCAATATCCCAAAGCGGTGGAGCGTGGGTTGCGCGGCCGCGAATATGTACTCCGAGAGAAATCTGTAAGTAATCAAGGCAAGCGCATCGCCAAGTTTCTCTCGACCCTTACTGGAACCCGCCATTAG
- a CDS encoding glycosyltransferase, with protein MLGIIQALNAAGDRVSVGSGGYGEYSPTAVSSRMLEVTGLRELPDPGWPKLRRIVRGLSWGTATRNWIRKMDPAPDVILVYGTAFGYLARLIPLAHRLGIPLVLDVTEWYEASHLPGGRWGPFAMANSLSMRWLAPKADGVIPISRFLEDYFCRKGVPTLRVPPLFDFEDRPEASLNQDDPLTLCYVGSPGLKDRQTISNLVLLPSALGSTRDQLRIHIVGVEKSAAAALLGDEARAAIGHESLVFHGRLASSSAREIIANSHFSVLQRGSQQYAQAGFPSKVPESLLLGTPVMSNLTSNLADVLVDGRNSSILPDASLESLVSKVSIALSSPYEYSRKEVASEARICFSPKSHADPLHAFLSVALSP; from the coding sequence ATGTTGGGGATAATCCAGGCCTTAAATGCCGCTGGCGACCGTGTTAGCGTGGGCTCGGGCGGCTACGGCGAGTATTCGCCTACCGCAGTTTCCAGCCGTATGCTGGAAGTGACAGGACTCCGAGAGCTGCCCGACCCGGGGTGGCCGAAGTTGCGACGGATAGTTCGTGGGCTTAGCTGGGGCACAGCAACGAGAAACTGGATCCGAAAGATGGATCCTGCGCCAGACGTGATTCTTGTTTACGGAACGGCCTTCGGATACTTGGCCCGACTCATCCCGCTTGCACACCGCTTGGGAATTCCACTCGTCCTCGATGTCACAGAATGGTATGAAGCATCCCATCTTCCGGGGGGGAGATGGGGGCCCTTTGCCATGGCTAATAGTCTTTCCATGCGATGGCTTGCTCCGAAGGCAGACGGTGTCATCCCAATTAGCCGCTTTCTTGAAGATTACTTCTGTAGGAAGGGCGTCCCCACGCTACGGGTGCCCCCTCTGTTCGACTTTGAAGACAGACCCGAGGCATCCCTAAACCAAGACGACCCCTTGACGCTGTGTTACGTCGGTTCTCCAGGGCTAAAGGATCGGCAGACTATTAGCAATCTGGTCCTTCTTCCCAGCGCGCTCGGAAGTACGCGCGATCAACTGCGCATTCATATCGTGGGCGTTGAGAAGTCGGCAGCAGCGGCCTTGCTTGGCGACGAGGCAAGAGCTGCCATAGGGCACGAGAGCCTTGTGTTTCATGGCCGTCTCGCGTCCTCCAGTGCTCGAGAAATAATTGCCAACAGTCACTTCTCTGTATTACAGCGGGGGTCGCAGCAGTATGCTCAGGCTGGATTCCCGTCAAAAGTTCCGGAAAGCCTCTTACTGGGGACGCCCGTGATGTCTAACCTGACAAGTAATCTCGCCGATGTCCTTGTGGACGGGAGGAACTCTTCTATCTTGCCGGACGCGAGTCTGGAATCACTTGTATCAAAGGTATCAATAGCTCTCTCCAGCCCATATGAATATAGCAGGAAGGAAGTTGCCTCTGAGGCGCGAATATGCTTTTCTCCAAAGAGTCATGCAGATCCTCTTCATGCCTTCCTTTCGGTCGCATTAAGTCCTTAG